In the genome of Pontibacter actiniarum, the window GTAATCTCGTTTGCCAGATATACGTCCTGAATTGCGTTCAGCAGCTCCACGCCAACCTTCATGTCTTTCTGGAAAGCCTTGCGGCCCGAGATCAGTCCCATGCCGCCTGCGCGCTTATTTATCACCGCCGTACGCACCGCGTCCGCCAGGTCAGACTCGCCTTTAGACTCGCCGCCGGAGTTGATCAGGCCGGCACGGCCCATGTAGCAGTTGGCCACCTGGTAGCGGCACAGGTCAATCGGGTTATCGCTGGAGAGCTCCGAATACATTTTCTCATTCGTCTTGCCGAAGCCGATGGCCTTAAAGCCGCCGTTGTTCTCCGGAAGCTTCTGTTTGATGATGTCGGCCTGTATGGTTACCCCCAGGTGGTTGGCCTGGCCAGTCAGGTCGGCGGCCACGTGGTAGTCGGTGCCGTCTTTCTTAAAGGCGTTGTTGCGGGTATAGCACCACAGGATGGTGGCCATACCTAACTCATGGGCGCGCTCAAAAGCCTCGGCCACCTCCATTATCTGGCGGGTAGACTCCTCTGACCCAAAGTATATGGTGGCTCCCACAGCCGTTGCGCCCAGGTTCCAGGCCTCGTCAACGGAGCCGAACATGATCTGGTCATACTTGTTTGGGTAGGTCATCAGCTCGTTGTGGTTGATCTTTACCACAAACGGGATCTTGTGCGCATACTTCCGCGACATCATGGCCAGGTTACCGAAGGTAGTAGCCACCGCGTTGCAGCCGCCTTCCATCGCCAGCTTAATGATGTTCTCCGGGTCGAAGTAGATTGGGTTTGGCGCAAAGGAGGCACCGGCCGTATGCTCAATGCCCTGGTCTACGGGCAGGATGGACAGGTAGCCCGTACCTCCCAGGCGGCCGTGGTCGTAGAGCTGCTGCAGGCTGCGCATCACCTGCGGGCTGCGGTTCGACTGGGCGAAGATCCTATCCACGAAGTCCGGCCCCGGCAAATGCAGCTGCTCCCTGGCAATAGTTTTACTTTCATACTGCAGCAGGCTCTCTGCTTCAGATCCGAGCATCGAAACGATGTTATCGTAGGTCATTGGGTTGATAGTTTTGGGTAGATACTTAACTGTGTATGGTAAATAAATAGGATACGATACAAATCTACCATTGCAGCAAAGCCTAAAAGGCTTAATGCCGCAGTGTTTTTCATAGCATGGCAGGCACCAGTAATTAGGTGTGGGCAAGCCAGTGGCTTGCCCACACCTATACTTTAACATCCCTAAAAAAGTTGTGCCTGCAGCCGGTATAAATTACGCCCCCACCTGGCGCAGACAGCTTGCTGCGCATGTCCGCGGCCGAACACTCTTTATAAGGCATAATAAGGCATAGCCAATGAACCAGCTATGAGCTGCGCCCACCCGCCCACACCCAGCACTCCCCAACTCTGGGCGCGCCGGGTGGCCCAATGCACCGCGATTCCGTTAAACAGGAAAGGCACTCAGGTACAACGCAGCCGTTTTGTGATGACTAAAACAACCGCCTCCGCCCCAGCAAGAATTGCAGCACGCGTGTTTGCCGTACTTATACTTGCCTGCTCGTGGGGCTGCACGCCATCTACCCGGATAACAGGCACCTGGAAGAACCCCGAGGTCGAAAGCAGGAGCTATGATAAAGTTGTGGTAGCTGCCCTGACAGACAACATACGGGCCAGGCAAACCGTGGAGACGGACATGCAAAACCAACTGCAGCAGCGCGGCATCACCGCCACCCGAAGTATAGACCTGTTTCCGCCCACCGTGAGCAGGAGCGGGCCTGACGTTAACCTGCTGCTGCAAAAGGTAAAGGATCAGCACTACGGCGCTATTTTAACAGTGGCCCTGCTGGATGAGGAGACTGACACCCGCTATGTACCCGGCGGCTACGGCTACACCCCCATGACCCGGTATGGCTGGTACGGCAGGTTCCGGGGCTATTACACCTATTGGTACCCCACGCTCTACGACCCGGGCTATTACACAGAAGAGAAAGTATACTTCCTGGAGACCAACCTCTACGATACGGAAACAGAGCGTCTGCTGTGGTCTGCCCAGTCCAAGTCCTACAGCCCGGCCAGCCTGCGCAAAGCCTCTGAGACACTGGCGGAGCTAACGGTTGCCCAGATGGCCCGGGAAAGTATAATCCCCTAGGCAGGGCAACAGCTACAAAAAGCAAGGGGAGCTACCGTTTAAAGTAGCTCCCCTTGCTTTTTGTGAGGCCGGTGTGTTCTATTCGTTGTAGAGCACATGCAGCACCGTCTGCCCCACTGCCTCCAACGAGTTTTTGCTAATGATATCCATCGTGTCGGTGTGGCGGTGGTGGTACGGCCCAAAGAGATCGGCACCGTTTACGTCCAGCGCAATAATATCAATCATGCGGATGTTGCCCAGGGTGTTCACATAAAAGTGATCGTCTGTAATAGCGGGCGCATTTACATACTGGAAGTAGTCGGAGTACCCGATGCTGTTGCCCGCTTTCCACACCTTATCAACGATTTCCTTTGCGTACTGCATCGAATAGCCTTCCCGGGCGAAGCGAGCGTTTCTGGCTCCCACCATATCGAGCAGGATGCCATAGTTGGCGCTGTAGTTCGGAGTATGCTTGTTCTTGCTCCAGTACTGCGAGCCCAGGCACCACGAATCGGCGATGTAAGGCTGCGTGCTTCCGTCCGGCTGGCCGTAATCCTCTCCGTCAAAAAAGATAAGGTCTACGCCCACGTCCGGCTTCTGCTGTGCCTGGTGCAGGGTTCTGGCAATCTCAAGCAGCACGCCCACACCACTGGCTCCGTCGTTGGCTCCATCGATCGGCGACTCCGGGTCGTTCTCATCTTTTTCGGCAATGGGGCGGGTGTCCCAGTGGGCGGCCAGCAGCACGCGGTTTGCCGCCTCCGGGTTGTAGGAGGCGATCACGTTGCGCAGGTTCAGCATGGTGCCGTCATAGGCACGCATCTGAAACCTCTGCTCCTGCACCTGCGCCCCGTACGCCTTCAGCCTGGAAACAATCCACTCGCCCGTT includes:
- a CDS encoding class I fructose-bisphosphate aldolase, translating into MTYDNIVSMLGSEAESLLQYESKTIAREQLHLPGPDFVDRIFAQSNRSPQVMRSLQQLYDHGRLGGTGYLSILPVDQGIEHTAGASFAPNPIYFDPENIIKLAMEGGCNAVATTFGNLAMMSRKYAHKIPFVVKINHNELMTYPNKYDQIMFGSVDEAWNLGATAVGATIYFGSEESTRQIMEVAEAFERAHELGMATILWCYTRNNAFKKDGTDYHVAADLTGQANHLGVTIQADIIKQKLPENNGGFKAIGFGKTNEKMYSELSSDNPIDLCRYQVANCYMGRAGLINSGGESKGESDLADAVRTAVINKRAGGMGLISGRKAFQKDMKVGVELLNAIQDVYLANEITVA
- a CDS encoding M28 family peptidase, encoding MKNRVKALAALLCGALLTCASCDSPENGSSQVAREGEEAVATVAVPVFNADSAYALVEQQVAFGPRVPNTAAHSQTGEWIVSRLKAYGAQVQEQRFQMRAYDGTMLNLRNVIASYNPEAANRVLLAAHWDTRPIAEKDENDPESPIDGANDGASGVGVLLEIARTLHQAQQKPDVGVDLIFFDGEDYGQPDGSTQPYIADSWCLGSQYWSKNKHTPNYSANYGILLDMVGARNARFAREGYSMQYAKEIVDKVWKAGNSIGYSDYFQYVNAPAITDDHFYVNTLGNIRMIDIIALDVNGADLFGPYHHRHTDTMDIISKNSLEAVGQTVLHVLYNE